The sequence CACTCTATGTGCGCCGTAAGTCGCAGCTAAAACTCGCTGCACAGATTCACGGCGGTGGCCACGAGCGTGGAATGCGCTCAGGCACCTTGCCAACCCATCAGATTGTCGGTATGGGCGCAGCAGCAAAACTTGTCGGGGAATCCCTGGGCGAAGAAAATGCGCGGATTCTCTGGTTGCGTAATCGCTTCCTCAACGGTTTGTGCGGGCTTTCTGGCTGGCAGGTGAACGGATCAATGGATCACCGGGTTGCCGGAAATGCCAACGTCAGTTTTTCCGGCGTTGACGGTGAGGCGCTGCTAATGTCGCTGCGCGATCTGGCGGTATCCACCGGTTCTGCCTGTACCTCGTTTAGTGTTGAACCTTCTTATGTCTTGAAAGTGATTGGTGTCAGTGACGCACTTGCGCACAGTTCGATCCGCTTCAGTTTCGGACGCTACACCACAGAAGATGATGTTGATTTTGCTGCGCAGACTGTGTGCGACACAGTAAGCAAATTACGCGGCGAGCCCAGCATTGCCTCCAATCTCTTTTAAGCCTGAATTTTTCACCAGCATCAACGGTGAGGGTGTTTTACTATGTCTCAGGAACAAATTGATCACCTGATTAAAAAAGAATATGCCGCAGGTTTTGTGACCGATATTGAGTCGGACACATTGCCTCCCGGTCTCGATGAAGAGGTTATCCGCTTCATCTCCAGCAAAAAGAATGAGCCCCAGTGGATGCTCGACTGGCGCTTGAAGGCATACCATGCGTGGCTCGATATGCAGGAGCCGGAATGGGCGCATGTACATTACCCAAAAATCGACTTTAACGAAGTTTCCTATTTTTCCGCGCCGAAAAGCATGGCCGACAAGCCGAAAAGTCTGGATGAAGTCGACCCGCAATTACTCGAAACTTACAACAAACTGGGTATTCCTCTGCATGAGCAGGCCGCGCTGGCGGGTGTTGCTGTTGATGCTGTGTTTGACTCAGTGTCTGTGGGTACGACCTTCAGGGAAAACCTGAAAGAAGCGGGCGTGATTTTCTGTTCAATTTCGGAAGCGGTGCACGAATATCCGGAGCTTGTGCAGAAATATCTTGGCAGTGTGGTGCCGCAAAAAGACAATTTCTACGCGGCGCTCAATAGTGCAGTATTTAGTGATGGTTCATTTGTGTATATCCCGAAAGGGGTGCGCTGCCCGATGGAGCTTTCGACGTATTTTCGTATCAACGAATCAAAAACCGGCCAGTTCGAACGCACGTTGATCGTTGCAGATGAAGGCAGTCAGGTCAGTTATCTCGAAGGCTGTACCGCACCCATGCGCGATGAAAATCAGTTGCATGCGGCCGTTGTGGAGCTGGTTGCACTGGATAACGCGTCTATTAAATATTCGACAGTACAGAACTGGTACCCGGGTGACGATCAGGGGCGCGGTGGTATTTATAATTTTGTTACCAAGCGCGGCGTGGCACACACCAACTCCCGCATATCCTGGACGCAAGTTGAAACCGGTTCTTCGGTCACCTGGAAATATCCGAGCTGTGTGCTGAAAGGCGATAACAGTGTTGGCGAATTTTACTCGGTAGCACTTACCAACAATTATCAGCAGGCCGATACCGGAACCAAGATGATCCATCTCGGCAAAAACACCCGTTCCACTATTATATCGAAGGGGATTTCTGCTGGTAAAAGTTCCAACGCGTATCGCGGCTTGGTGCGAATGAACCCGGGCGCGTCAGGCGCACGCAACTATACACAGTGTGATTCGCTGTTAATTGGCGATAAATGTGCTGCGCATACATTTCCGTATATCGAGAGTAAAAACCCGTCGGCGGTGGTGGAGCACGAAGCAACCACATCGAAAGTCAGCGACGATCAGCTGTACCTGTGTAAGCAGCGCGGCATCGACGAAGAGAAAGCTGTTTCCATGATTGTTAACGGTTTTTGTAAAGAAGTATTTAAAGAATTACCGATGGAGTTTGCGGTAGAAGCTGGAAAGCTTCTCGAGGTGAGCCTTGAAGGCTCTGTTGGTTGATTCCATATTGGAAGAATGAGCGAAAATATGCTGTCAATTAAAAATTTACACGCGTCTGTCGAAGATAAATCGATCCTGCAAGGGCTAAATCTGGAAATTAAACCCGGTGAAGTACACGCGATCATGGGGCCAAACGGTTCCGGCAAAAGCACCACGGGACACGTGCTATCGGGTCGCGATGGTTACGAGGTTACTGAAGGTTCAGTGGACTTTCTGGGTAAGGACTTATTGGCGCTGGACACCGAAGAGCGTGCGCGCGAAGGTCTGTTCCTCGCTTTTCAATATCCGGTAGAAATCCCCGGTGTTAGCAATATGGAGTTTATGAAGGCCGCGGTAGATGCGGTGCGGGAGCACCGCGGTGAACCGGCATTGGATTCTGTGAGCTTTATGAAAATGGCTCGCGAATACTGCAAAGCGGTAAATCTGGATCAGAATTTTTTAAAGCGTGGTGTCAACGAAGGTTTTTCCGGCGGCGAAAAAAAGCGCAACGAAATTATGCAAATGATGTTGTTGCAACCAAGGCTGTGTATTTTGGATGAAACCGATTCGGGCCTCGATATTGATGCGCTGCAAGTTGTCGCCGATGGTGTAAACGCGCTGCGTAGTGCAAATCGCTCGTTTATTGTTGTAACCCACTATCAGCGTCTGCTCAATTATATCGAGCCTGATTTTGTTCATGTTCTGGCCAAGGGTAAGATTATTAAATCCGGCGATAAATCCCTCGCGCTTGAGCTGGAGGAAAAAGGGTACGGCTGGCTCGACCCGTCATTAAGCGGGGCAGCGTAATGGGGAACCTGATACAGCAGCTTTCAACTGCGTCGCAGGTCGGTAGCCTGGATTGGTTGGCAGAGGTTAATCAGCAGGGCCGCAAAGCTGTGCTGGGTTTTACGCAGCCCGGCCGCAAAACCGAAGCCTGGAAGTACACGAGCTTGCGGGTATTGGACAGCGGCCGCTTCATGGAACAATCCAATGTGGCGAGCCCGGATGAGGCAGTGTGGGATTCTGCGCATCAGATTGAAGGCTTGGATGCGCTGAAACTGGTGTTTGTCAACGGCGTGTATTGCGCGGATTTATCCAGCGAAATTGTCGGTTTACCCGATGGAGTCGAGCTGACGCCATTTTCCCTTGCGACACCTGAGCAGCAAGCCGCTATTTCATCCGCGTTGAACTCTGCGGTGGCCCGCGACAAGCATTTCTTCGCTGAGGCGAACAGCGCGCAGGCTAACGAGGGTGTTTACCTTAAAGTTCGAGCGAATACGCTGCTGTCGACACCGATACAGATTTTGCATTTGCACAGTGAAAGCGAAAAACAGCAATCGGCAGTGCTTCGCGTACTGGTGGACATGGGTGAGAGCAGCCAGGCCACTTTAGTAGAGCAGTTTGCTGGTGGTGACGGCGTGGCGAACGTTTTTGTTAATAGCCTCAACGAGTTCCTCGTTGGGGACAATGCAAAATTCGACTACTACCGGTTAAATCTCGAAGCTGAGACTGTACCGCACATCGGTGGGGTACACGCAAATTTGGGGCGCTCTGCCGCATTTAACAGTTTTTACATTGCGCTGGGCAGTGTTCTTAAACGTCTGGACTTGGTTGTTAATCATCTCGGTGAGGGGGCTCACTGCGACATGCAGGGAGTGTATCTGCCGCGCAACAAGCAGCTGGTGGATTTTCATACGTGTATCGAACATGCGGTTCCACATTGCACCAGCAACGAGATATTTCGTGGCATCGTGGCTGACGAATCCAAAGCGGTATTTAACGGTCGTATTCACATTCACCCCGATGCTCAAAAAACTTACGCGCAACTCAGCAACAAGAATTTGCTGACCAGCAACAAAGCGGAAGTGGACACCAAGCCTGAGCTGGAAATTTATGCAGACGACGTTCAGTGCGCTCACGGCGCAACTGTTGCGCAGCTCGATTCTACTGCGATGCACTATATGCAAACCCGCGGTGTATCGGCCGAGGAAGCGCGGGTGATGTTGAGTTTTGGTTTTATCAATGAACTGATAAACGATATTCGACTGACGCCCGTGGCGGACTATTTGCGCCCTGTAATGGCAAGAATGTTCGCGCGGGATGAGCGCTTGATGAGGCACATCGCATGACAATAGCGGCAATTAACGAAGAGTTGAAATCGCGCGTATTCGATGTGGAACAAGTACGTGCCGATTTCCCAATCCTGCATCAAACCGTGAATGGCCAGCCGTTGGTTTACCTGGATAACGCGGCCACTACGCAAAAGCCCGATTCAGTTATCGACGCTATCAGCGACTACTATCGCACCACTAACGCCAATGTGCATCGCGGTGCGCATAGCTTAAGCGATAGGGCGACAGCACTGTTTGAAGGTGCGCGAGCAAAAGTTGCGGCCTTTTTAGG comes from Teredinibacter turnerae and encodes:
- the sufC gene encoding Fe-S cluster assembly ATPase SufC, which gives rise to MLSIKNLHASVEDKSILQGLNLEIKPGEVHAIMGPNGSGKSTTGHVLSGRDGYEVTEGSVDFLGKDLLALDTEERAREGLFLAFQYPVEIPGVSNMEFMKAAVDAVREHRGEPALDSVSFMKMAREYCKAVNLDQNFLKRGVNEGFSGGEKKRNEIMQMMLLQPRLCILDETDSGLDIDALQVVADGVNALRSANRSFIVVTHYQRLLNYIEPDFVHVLAKGKIIKSGDKSLALELEEKGYGWLDPSLSGAA
- the sufD gene encoding Fe-S cluster assembly protein SufD, with the translated sequence MGNLIQQLSTASQVGSLDWLAEVNQQGRKAVLGFTQPGRKTEAWKYTSLRVLDSGRFMEQSNVASPDEAVWDSAHQIEGLDALKLVFVNGVYCADLSSEIVGLPDGVELTPFSLATPEQQAAISSALNSAVARDKHFFAEANSAQANEGVYLKVRANTLLSTPIQILHLHSESEKQQSAVLRVLVDMGESSQATLVEQFAGGDGVANVFVNSLNEFLVGDNAKFDYYRLNLEAETVPHIGGVHANLGRSAAFNSFYIALGSVLKRLDLVVNHLGEGAHCDMQGVYLPRNKQLVDFHTCIEHAVPHCTSNEIFRGIVADESKAVFNGRIHIHPDAQKTYAQLSNKNLLTSNKAEVDTKPELEIYADDVQCAHGATVAQLDSTAMHYMQTRGVSAEEARVMLSFGFINELINDIRLTPVADYLRPVMARMFARDERLMRHIA
- the sufB gene encoding Fe-S cluster assembly protein SufB, with the protein product MSQEQIDHLIKKEYAAGFVTDIESDTLPPGLDEEVIRFISSKKNEPQWMLDWRLKAYHAWLDMQEPEWAHVHYPKIDFNEVSYFSAPKSMADKPKSLDEVDPQLLETYNKLGIPLHEQAALAGVAVDAVFDSVSVGTTFRENLKEAGVIFCSISEAVHEYPELVQKYLGSVVPQKDNFYAALNSAVFSDGSFVYIPKGVRCPMELSTYFRINESKTGQFERTLIVADEGSQVSYLEGCTAPMRDENQLHAAVVELVALDNASIKYSTVQNWYPGDDQGRGGIYNFVTKRGVAHTNSRISWTQVETGSSVTWKYPSCVLKGDNSVGEFYSVALTNNYQQADTGTKMIHLGKNTRSTIISKGISAGKSSNAYRGLVRMNPGASGARNYTQCDSLLIGDKCAAHTFPYIESKNPSAVVEHEATTSKVSDDQLYLCKQRGIDEEKAVSMIVNGFCKEVFKELPMEFAVEAGKLLEVSLEGSVG